Proteins encoded together in one Bos indicus isolate NIAB-ARS_2022 breed Sahiwal x Tharparkar chromosome 3, NIAB-ARS_B.indTharparkar_mat_pri_1.0, whole genome shotgun sequence window:
- the RIMS3 gene encoding regulating synaptic membrane exocytosis protein 3 — MFNGESGPASAAASRNVVRSSSISGEICGSQQAGDSTGTSTAKKRRSSLGAKMVAIVGLTQWSKGTLQLPQAEGATKKLRSNIRRSTETGVAVEMRSRVPRQGSRESTDGSTNSNSSDGTFIFPTTRLGAESQFSDFLDGLGPAQIVGRQTLATPPMGDVHIAIMDRSGQLEVEVIEARGLTPKPGSKSLPATYIKVYLLENGACLAKKKTKVAKKTCDPLYQQALLFDEGPQGKVLQVIVWGDYGRMDHKCFMGMAQIMLDELDLSAAVTGWYKLFPTSSVADSTLGSLTRRLSQSSLESATSPSCS; from the exons ATGTTTAACGGGGAGTCAGGTCCGGCCTCGGCTGCGGCCTCCAGGAATGTGGTGCGGAGCTCCAGCATCAGTGGGGAGATCTGTGGGTCCCAGCAGGCTGGGGACAGCACCGGGACCAGCACTGCCAAGAAGCGACGCAGCAGCCTCGGGGCCAAGATGGTGGCCATCGTGGGCCTGACCCAGTGGAGCAAGGGCACGCTCCAGCTCCCCCAGGCTG AAGGGGCCACCAAGAAACTGCGCAGCAACATCCGGCGGAGCACAGAGACGGGCGTTGCCGTGGAGATGCGGAGTCGGGTCCCTCGCCAGGGCAGCCGGGAGTCCACAGACGGGAGCACCAACAGCAATAGCTCCGATGGCAC GTTCATCTTCCCCACCACCCGGCTTGGGGCCGAAAGCCAGTTCAGCGATTTCCTGGATGGGCTGGGACCAGCCCAGATTGTGGGGCGACAGACACTGGCAACACCGCCGATGG GGGATGTGCACATTGCCATCATGGACCGGAGTGGCCAGCTGGAGGTGGAAGTGATTGAGGCTCGGGGTCTGACCCCCAAACCTGGCTCCAAATCCCTCCCAG CCACCTATATCAAAGTTTACCTACTTGAGAACGGGGCCTGCTTGGCCAAGAAGAAGACAAAGGTGGCCAAGAAGACCTGTGACCCCCTGTACCAGCAGGCTCTGCTCTTTGACGAGGGACCGCAGGGCAAGGTGCTGCAG GTGATCGTCTGGGGAGACTACGGCCGCATGGATCACAAGTGCTTCATGGGCATGGCCCAGATCATGCTGGACGAGCTGGACCTGAGCGCCGCGGTCACCGGCTGGTACAAACTCTTCCCCACGTCCTCCGTGGCAGACTCTACGCTCGGCTCCCTCACCAGGCGCCTGTCCCAGTCCTCCCTGGAGAGCGCCACCAGCCCCTCGTGCTCCTAA